The following coding sequences are from one Nicotiana tomentosiformis chromosome 3, ASM39032v3, whole genome shotgun sequence window:
- the LOC104106342 gene encoding MA3 DOMAIN-CONTAINING TRANSLATION REGULATORY FACTOR 1-like isoform X1, protein MASNEGFLTEEQREMLNVAPPNADVLSSSPKSSSVLLSEHCVKAPPGGGKVSTAGIAVRHVRRTHSGKHIRVKKDGAGGKGTWGKLLETDGESHIDRNDPNYDSGEEPYELVSTAVSDPLDDYKKSVVSIIEEYFSTGDVEVAASDLKELGSTEYHPYVIKKLVSMAMDRHDKEKEMASVLLSALYADVINPTQISQGFFMLLESADDLAVDIPDTVDILALFIARAVVDDILPPAFIARARKMLPDSYKGRQVLQTAEKSYLSAPHHAELVERRWGGSTHFTVEEVKKRIADLLREYVESGDTAEACRCIRKLEVSFFYHEVVKRALVLAMEMPSAEPLILKLLKKAAEEGLISSSQMVKGFSRLAESIDDLCLDIPSAKTLFQSIVPRAVSDGWLDASFLKASGGDGQANGSDDEKVKQYKKQIVNIIHEYFLSDDIPELIRSLEDLGAPEYNPVFLKKLITLAMDRKNKEKEMASVLLSALHIEIFSTEDIVNGFVMLLESAEDTALDILDASNELALFLARAVIDDVLAPLNMEEITTRLPPNCSSGAETVCLAQSLLSARHAGERILRCWGGGTGWAVEDAKDKIQKLLEEFESGGVISEACQCIRDIGMPFFNHEVVKKALVMAMEKKNDRMLDLLQECFNEGLITINQITKGFGRIKDGLDDLALDIPNAKDKFTFYVELGKERGWLLPTFGLSDAS, encoded by the exons ATGGCATCGAATGAGGGATTTCTGACTGAAGAACAGAGGGAGATGTTGAATGTTGCACCTCCGAACGCTGACGTTTTGTCATCTTCTCCTAAGTCTTCGTCAGTTCTCTTGTCGGAACATTGCGTGAAGGCACCACCAGGCGGTGGAAAGGTATCCACGGCTGGAATTGCCGTGAGACACGTACGACGTACACACTCGGGGAAACACATCCGTGTTAAGAAGG ACGGAGCCGGTGGTAAAGGCACCTGGGGAAAGTTGTTGGAAACTGATGGTGAATCTCATATTGATAGGAATGATCCCAATTATGATAGTGGTGAG GAACCGTATGAGCTTGTTTCAACTGCTGTCTCTGATCCATTAGATGATTACAAGAAATCTGTAGTATCAATTATAGAGGAATACTTTAGCACTGGTGACGTTGAAGTGGCTGCATCTGATCTCAAGGAATTAGGTTCGACCGAGTATCACCCATATGTTATTAAGAAGCTTGTTTCTATGGCAATGGATAGGCATGATAAGGAGAAGGAAATGGCTTCTGTTCTTCTTTCTGCTCTTTATGCTGATGTCATCAATCCTACCCAGATTAGCCAGGGTTTTTTCATGCTTCTGGAGTCTGCTGATGACTTGGCAGTGGACATACCAGATACTGTTGATATCCTTGCATTATTCATCGCACGGGCTGTGGTCGATGACATTCTTCCACCAGCTTTTATTGCCAGAGCCAGAAAAATGCTCCCAGACTCCTACAAGGGGCGTCAGGTGCTGCAAACTGCTGAGAAGAGCTATCTCTCAGCTCCACACCATGCAGAACTTGTTGAGAGGCGCTGGGGTGGCAGCACCCATTTCACTGTCGAGGAAGTCAAGAAAAGAATTGCTGACCTTTTGAGGGAATATGTTGAGAGTGGAGACACTGCTGAGGCCTGCAGATGCATAAGAAAATTGGAAGTTTCTTTTTTCTATCATGAAGTTGTCAAGAGAGCTTTGGTTTTAGCCATGGAGATGCCGTCTGCTGAGCCACTTATTCTGAAACTTCTAAAGAAGGCTGCAGAAGAGGGTCTTATAAGTTCCAGTCAAATGGTGAAGGGCTTTTCTAGGTTGGCTGAGAGTATTGATGATCTTTGTCTTGATATTCCTTCTGCTAAAACGTTGTTCCAGTCAATTGTTCCTCGGGCAGTCTCTGATGGATGGCTTGATGCATCTTTTCTAAAAGCCTCAGGTGGAGATGGGCAAGCAAATGGTTCAGATGATGAAAAAGTGAAGCAGTACAAAAAACAGATTGTTAATATAATCCATGAATACTTTCTCTCGGATGACATTCCGGAGCTAATCCGGAGTCTGGAAGATTTGGGGGCACCTGAGTATAACCCTGTTTTTCTGAAGAAGCTAATCACCCTTGCCATGGACAGGAAAAACAAGGAAAAGGAAATGGCATCTGTTTTGCTTTCTGCACTTCATATTGAGATTTTTTCTACTGAAGACATAGTGAATGGCTTTGTGATGCTGCTGGAATCCGCTGAAGATACTGCACTTGACATTTTAGATGCTTCCAATGAACTAGCCCTTTTCCTTGCTAGGGCTGTAATAGATGATGTCCTTGCTCCACTGAATATGGAGGAGATAACGACCAGGTTGCCACCAAATTGCAGCAGTGGTGCTGAAACTGTCTGTTTGGCTCAATCACTTTTGTCTGCACGCCATGCTGGAGAAAGGATCCTGAGGTGTTGGGGTGGTGGGACTGGCTGGGCTGTGGAGGATGCAAAGGATAAGATACAGAAACTTCTTGAGGAATTTGAAAGTGGTGGTGTTATCAGTGAAGCTTGTCAATGCATTCGGGATATTGGGATGCCATTCTTCAACCATGAGGTAGTGAAGAAAGCTTTGGTTATGGCAATGGAGAAGAAGAATGATAGGATGCTGGATTTGCTGCAAGAGTGCTTTAACGAGGGGCTTATCACCATCAACCAGATAACTAAAGGCTTTGGGAGGATCAAGGATGGACTTGATGATCTGGCTCTTGACATTCCGAATGCAAAGGATAAATTCACGTTTTATGTGGAGCTCGGCAAAGAAAGAG GCTGGCTGTTACCGACTTTTGGGTTATCTGATGCATCTTAA
- the LOC104106343 gene encoding MA3 DOMAIN-CONTAINING TRANSLATION REGULATORY FACTOR 1-like, translating to MASGEGFLTKEQREMLNVAPPNVEVLSSSPKSPTLKSPGTKSSSVLLSEHHVKAPGGGRASTAGIAVRHVRRTHSGKHIRVKKDGAGGKGTWGKLLDTEGESHLDRNDPNYDSGEEPYELVGTAVSDPLDDYKKSVVSIIEEYFSTGNVEQAASDLKELGSTEYHPYFIKRLVSLAMDRHDKEKEMTSVLLSALYADVISPTQISKGFYMLLESADDLSVDIPDTVNILALFIARAVVDDILPPAFIARVRKMLPESSKGFQVLQTAEKSYLSAPHHAELVERRWGGSTQFTVEEVKKRIAELLREYVESGDTVEACRCIRQLEVSFFYHEVVKRALVLAMEMRSAEPLILKLLKEASEEGLISSSQMVKGFARLAESIDDLSLDIPSAKTLFQSIVPQAISEGWLDASFLKTSEENGQANGPDDEKMKQYKKHIVSIIHEYFFSDDIPELIRSLEDLGQPEFNPIFLKKLITLAMDRKNKEKEMASVLLSALHIEIFSTEDIVNGFVLLLESAEDTALDILDASNELALFLARTVIDDVLAPLNLEEISNRLPPNCSSGLETVCTAQSLLSARHAGERILRCWGGGTGWAVEDAKDKIQKLLEEFESSGVLSEACQCIRDLGMPFFNHEVVKKALVMAMEKKNDRMLDLLQECFNEGLITINQITKGFGRIKDGLDDLALDIPNAKDKFTFYVEHAKERSWLLPSFGLSDDAS from the exons ATGGCATCGGGTGAGGGATTTCTGACTAAAGAACAGAGGGAGATGTTGAATGTTGCACCGCCGAATGTGGAGGTTTTGTCATCTTCACCCAAGTCTCCTACTCTGAAGTCTCCAGGTACGAAATCCTCGTCCGTTCTACTGTCGGAGCATCACGTGAAGGCACCAGGAGGTGGGAGGGCATCCACAGCTGGAATTGCTGTGAGACATGTACGACGTACGCACTCAGGGAAACATATCCGTGTTAAGAAGG ATGGTGCTGGTGGTAAAGGCACTTGGGGAAAACTGCTCGATACTGAAGGTGAATCTCATCTTGATAGAAATGATCCAAACTACGACAGTGGTGAG GAGCCATATGAGCTTGTAGGAACTGCTGTGTCTGATCCATTAGATGATTATAAGAAATCAGTAGTATCAATTATAGAGGAATACTTCAGCACTGGTAATGTGGAACAGGCTGCGTCTGATCTCAAGGAATTAGGTTCAACTGAGTATCACCCATATTTTATTAAGAGGCTTGTTTCTTTGGCAATGGATAGGCATGACAAGGAGAAGGAAATGACTTCAGTTCTTCTTTCTGCTCTTTATGCCGATGTCATCAGCCCTACCCAGATCAGCAAGGGGTTTTACATGCTTCTGGAGTCTGCTGATGACTTGTCAGTGGACATACCAGATACTGTTAATATCCTTGCTTTATTCATTGCACGGGCTGTGGTCGATGACATTCTTCCACCAGCTTTTATTGCCAGAGTCAGAAAAATGCTCCCAGAATCCTCCAAGGGGTTTCAGGTGTTGCAAACTGCGGAGAAGAGCTATCTCTCAGCTCCACACCATGCAGAACTTGTAGAGAGGCGCTGGGGTGGCAGCACCCAGTTCACTGTTGAGGAAGTCAAGAAAAGGATTGCTGAACTATTGAGAGAATATGTTGAGAGTGGAGACACTGTTGAGGCCTGCAGATGCATAAGACAGTTGGAAGTTTCTTTTTTCTATCATGAAGTTGTCAAGAGAGCTCTAGTTTTAGCCATGGAGATGCGGTCTGCTGAACCACTTATTCTAAAACTTTTAAAGGAGGCTTCAGAAGAGGGTCTTATAAGTTCCAGTCAAATGGTGAAGGGCTTTGCTAGGTTGGCCGAGAGTATTGATGATCTTTCACTGGATATTCCTTCTGCTAAAACATTGTTCCAGTCAATTGTTCCTCAGGCAATCTCCGAGGGGTGGCTTGATGCATCTTTTCTGAAAACCTCAGAGGAAAATGGGCAAGCAAATGGTCCGGATGATGAAAAAATGAAGCAATACAAGAAACATATTGTTAGCATAATCCATGAGTATTTTTTTTCGGATGACATTCCGGAGCTAATCCGGAGTCTTGAAGATTTGGGGCAACCTGAGTTCAACCCCATTTTTCTGAAGAAGCTAATCACCCTTGCCATGGACAGGAAAAACAAGGAAAAGGAAATGGCATCTGTTTTGCTTTCTGCACTTCATATTGAGATTTTTTCAACTGAAGACATAGTAAATGGATTTGTGTTGCTACTGGAATCTGCAGAAGATACAGCTCTTGACATTTTAGATGCTTCCAATGAACTCGCTCTTTTCCTTGCTAGGACCGTAATAGATGATGTCCTTGCTCCACTGAATTTGGAAGAGATATCGAACAGGCTGCCACCAAATTGCAGCAGTGGATTGGAGACCGTCTGTACGGCTCAATCACTTCTGTCTGCTCGGCATGCTGGAGAAAGGATCCTAAGGTGTTGGGGTGGTGGGACTGGATGGGCTGTGGAGGATGCTAAGGATAAGATACAAAAGCTCCTTGAGGAATTTGAAAGTAGTGGTGTTCTCAGCGAAGCTTGCCAGTGCATACGAGATCTTGGAATGCCATTCTTCAACCATGAGGTGGTGAAGAAAGCTTTGGTTATGGCAATGGAGAAGAAGAATGATAGGATGCTGGATTTGCTGCAAGAGTGCTTTAACGAGGGGCTTATCACCATCAACCAGATAACTAAAGGCTTTGGGAGGATCAAGGATGGACTTGATGATCTGGCTCTTGACATTCCGAATGCAAAGGATAAATTCACGTTTTATGTGGAGCATGCCAAGGAAAGAAGCTGGCTGTTACCGTCCTTTGGGTTATCTGATGATGCATCTTAA
- the LOC104106342 gene encoding MA3 DOMAIN-CONTAINING TRANSLATION REGULATORY FACTOR 1-like isoform X3 — protein MVNLILIGMIPIMIVVRNHMSLLELKNSKVIILMLSHVLTVTEQEPYELVSTAVSDPLDDYKKSVVSIIEEYFSTGDVEVAASDLKELGSTEYHPYVIKKLVSMAMDRHDKEKEMASVLLSALYADVINPTQISQGFFMLLESADDLAVDIPDTVDILALFIARAVVDDILPPAFIARARKMLPDSYKGRQVLQTAEKSYLSAPHHAELVERRWGGSTHFTVEEVKKRIADLLREYVESGDTAEACRCIRKLEVSFFYHEVVKRALVLAMEMPSAEPLILKLLKKAAEEGLISSSQMVKGFSRLAESIDDLCLDIPSAKTLFQSIVPRAVSDGWLDASFLKASGGDGQANGSDDEKVKQYKKQIVNIIHEYFLSDDIPELIRSLEDLGAPEYNPVFLKKLITLAMDRKNKEKEMASVLLSALHIEIFSTEDIVNGFVMLLESAEDTALDILDASNELALFLARAVIDDVLAPLNMEEITTRLPPNCSSGAETVCLAQSLLSARHAGERILRCWGGGTGWAVEDAKDKIQKLLEEFESGGVISEACQCIRDIGMPFFNHEVVKKALVMAMEKKNDRMLDLLQECFNEGLITINQITKGFGRIKDGLDDLALDIPNAKDKFTFYVELGKERGWLLPTFGLSDAS, from the exons ATGGTGAATCTCATATTGATAGGAATGATCCCAATTATGATAGTGGTGAG GAACCATATGAGCTTGTTGGAACTGAAGAACAGTAAGGTTATTATATTGATGTTGTCTCACGTCTTGACTGTTACTGAACAGGAACCGTATGAGCTTGTTTCAACTGCTGTCTCTGATCCATTAGATGATTACAAGAAATCTGTAGTATCAATTATAGAGGAATACTTTAGCACTGGTGACGTTGAAGTGGCTGCATCTGATCTCAAGGAATTAGGTTCGACCGAGTATCACCCATATGTTATTAAGAAGCTTGTTTCTATGGCAATGGATAGGCATGATAAGGAGAAGGAAATGGCTTCTGTTCTTCTTTCTGCTCTTTATGCTGATGTCATCAATCCTACCCAGATTAGCCAGGGTTTTTTCATGCTTCTGGAGTCTGCTGATGACTTGGCAGTGGACATACCAGATACTGTTGATATCCTTGCATTATTCATCGCACGGGCTGTGGTCGATGACATTCTTCCACCAGCTTTTATTGCCAGAGCCAGAAAAATGCTCCCAGACTCCTACAAGGGGCGTCAGGTGCTGCAAACTGCTGAGAAGAGCTATCTCTCAGCTCCACACCATGCAGAACTTGTTGAGAGGCGCTGGGGTGGCAGCACCCATTTCACTGTCGAGGAAGTCAAGAAAAGAATTGCTGACCTTTTGAGGGAATATGTTGAGAGTGGAGACACTGCTGAGGCCTGCAGATGCATAAGAAAATTGGAAGTTTCTTTTTTCTATCATGAAGTTGTCAAGAGAGCTTTGGTTTTAGCCATGGAGATGCCGTCTGCTGAGCCACTTATTCTGAAACTTCTAAAGAAGGCTGCAGAAGAGGGTCTTATAAGTTCCAGTCAAATGGTGAAGGGCTTTTCTAGGTTGGCTGAGAGTATTGATGATCTTTGTCTTGATATTCCTTCTGCTAAAACGTTGTTCCAGTCAATTGTTCCTCGGGCAGTCTCTGATGGATGGCTTGATGCATCTTTTCTAAAAGCCTCAGGTGGAGATGGGCAAGCAAATGGTTCAGATGATGAAAAAGTGAAGCAGTACAAAAAACAGATTGTTAATATAATCCATGAATACTTTCTCTCGGATGACATTCCGGAGCTAATCCGGAGTCTGGAAGATTTGGGGGCACCTGAGTATAACCCTGTTTTTCTGAAGAAGCTAATCACCCTTGCCATGGACAGGAAAAACAAGGAAAAGGAAATGGCATCTGTTTTGCTTTCTGCACTTCATATTGAGATTTTTTCTACTGAAGACATAGTGAATGGCTTTGTGATGCTGCTGGAATCCGCTGAAGATACTGCACTTGACATTTTAGATGCTTCCAATGAACTAGCCCTTTTCCTTGCTAGGGCTGTAATAGATGATGTCCTTGCTCCACTGAATATGGAGGAGATAACGACCAGGTTGCCACCAAATTGCAGCAGTGGTGCTGAAACTGTCTGTTTGGCTCAATCACTTTTGTCTGCACGCCATGCTGGAGAAAGGATCCTGAGGTGTTGGGGTGGTGGGACTGGCTGGGCTGTGGAGGATGCAAAGGATAAGATACAGAAACTTCTTGAGGAATTTGAAAGTGGTGGTGTTATCAGTGAAGCTTGTCAATGCATTCGGGATATTGGGATGCCATTCTTCAACCATGAGGTAGTGAAGAAAGCTTTGGTTATGGCAATGGAGAAGAAGAATGATAGGATGCTGGATTTGCTGCAAGAGTGCTTTAACGAGGGGCTTATCACCATCAACCAGATAACTAAAGGCTTTGGGAGGATCAAGGATGGACTTGATGATCTGGCTCTTGACATTCCGAATGCAAAGGATAAATTCACGTTTTATGTGGAGCTCGGCAAAGAAAGAG GCTGGCTGTTACCGACTTTTGGGTTATCTGATGCATCTTAA
- the LOC104106344 gene encoding uncharacterized protein, protein MKINIQKLPLALKPFILSLFLSLSFLAFLCLQTPRHSLQKPTTANLPPDLRIRPGYSSYDAYIERQLNKTLNPKLRQIWTTRDWDRKVRVFSEFFEDLKLRGFLSNNSKALCVGARVGQEVAALKRVGVNDSVGIDLVPYPPLVIKGDFHHQPFDDQTFDLEFSNVFDHALYPWKFVGEIERTLKPGGICVLHVSLSRRADKYSANDLYSVEPLKELFKMSELIEGRRIDGFGLDTEVVFRKKKKK, encoded by the coding sequence ATGAAGATAAATATTCAGAAACTGCCTCTGGCCCTCAAGCCTTTCATCCTttccctctttctctctctatccTTCTTAGCCTTCCTCTGTTTACAAACTCCACGTCACTCTCTCCAAAAACCCACCACCGCTAATCTCCCACCGGACCTCCGAATCCGACCCGGTTATTCCTCCTACGATGCATACATCGAGCGCCAGCTCAATAAGACCCTTAACCCGAAACTCCGACAAATCTGGACAACCCGGGATTGGGATCGTAAAGTCCGGGTCTTCTCTGAATTCTTCGAAGATTTAAAGCTTCGAGGTTTCTTATCTAATAATTCAAAAGCTCTTTGTGTTGGTGCACGGGTCGGGCAGGAAGTGGCGGCACTAAAACGGGTCGGAGTTAACGATTCAGTTGGCATTGATCTGGTACCTTATCCTCCCTTAGTGATTAAAGGTGACTTTCATCATCAGCCGTTTGATGATCAGACTTTTGATTTGGAGTTTTCAAATGTGTTTGATCATGCGCTTTATCCGTGGAAGTTTGTAGGGGAGATCGAACGGACGTTGAAGCCCGGGGGGATTTGCGTGTTACACGTGTCGTTATCTAGACGGGCTGATAAGTATTCGGCTAATGATTTGTACAGTGTGGAGCCACTTAAGGAATTGTTCAAGATGTCTGAGCTGATTGAGGGGAGGCGCATTGATGGATTTGGGTTGGATACAGAGGTGGTTtttaggaagaagaagaaaaagtag
- the LOC138908318 gene encoding uncharacterized protein translates to MANTAWVAKHFKDKIIKQPNIKIRKLQDLIRIKYGVYVGKSIYARAKHQVMGNYLGDYKLEFARVYDYADMLRSTNPGNTVVLKTSKEIIPSKEVFVGIYICLHACKVGWLVGCRNVIGFDGAFLKGVCRGELLSCIGKYGNNQVYLVAWAVVENETKNTRSWFFRCLMHDLQLIESQGEGLTIIFDMQKRLVQSVAELMPNADHRICAIHIWSN, encoded by the exons ATGGCTAATACAGCATGGGTAGCTAAACATTTCAAAGACAAGATTATCAAGCAACCTAACATAAAGATTAGGAAGTTGCAGGATTTGATTAGGATAAAGTATGGTGTGTATGTGGGAAAATCCATCTATGCCAGGGCTAAACATCAGGTCATGGGTAATTATCTGGGTGATTACAAGCTGGAGTTTGCTAGAGTATATGATTATGCTGACATGTTGAGGTCTACAAACCCTGGCAACACTGTTGTGTTAAAGACTTCAAAGGAAATAATACCTAGTAAAGAGGTATTTGTGGGGATCTATATTTGTCTACATGCTTGCAAAGTAGGTTGGTTGGTAGGATGTAGAAATGTTATTGGCTTTGATGGAGCTTTTCTGAAGGGGGTGTGTAGAGGTGAGCTACTATCATGTATTGGCAAATATGGTAACAACCAAGTTTACCTTGTTGCTTGGGCAGTGGTTGAAAATGAGACAAAGAACACACGGTCATGGTTTTTTCGGTGCCTTATGCATGATTTGCAGCTCATAGAATCCCAAGGTGAAGGGTTGACCATCATTTTTGATATGCAGAAG AGACTTGTTCAATCTGTGGCTGAGTTGATGCCAAATGCTGATCACAGAATATGTGCAATACACATATGGAGCAACTAG
- the LOC104106345 gene encoding CBBY-like protein gives MALRVVSSPTIFSSQRKAASVLPSTVTLPNTNSALLSSKSVATLLNSKSKKTSRRNIGVVVTCSVSPSSEASVLPKALLFDCDGVLVDTEKDGHRISFNDTFAEKELGVTWDVDLYGELLKIGGGKERMTAYFNKVGWPENAPKTEEERKRFIAGLHKRKTELFMALIEKKLLPLRPGVAKLVDQALGNGVKVAVCSTSNEKAVSAIVSCLLGPERAEKIQIYAGDVVPRKKPDPAIYLLAADTLGVDPSSCVVVEDSGIGLAAAKAAGMKCIVTKSGYTAGENFSNADAVFDCIGDPPEERFDLAFCGSLLEKQYVS, from the exons ATGGCGTTAAGGGTTGTCTCTTCCCCAACCATCTTTTCTTCACAAAGAAAAGCAGCTTCTGTTCTGCCATCCACAGTTACACTACCCAATACAAACAGCGCACTGCTCTCTTCAAAATCAGTAGCCACTCTTCTTAATAGCAAGAGTAAGAAGACGAGTAGGCGTAATATTGGTGTGGTGGTTACGTGTTCTGTTTCGCCTTCGTCGGAAGCCTCAGTTCTCCCAAAGGCACTGCTCTTTGACTGCGACGGTGTACTTGTTGATACCGAGAAAGATGGTCACCGTATTTCTTTCAATGACACCTTTGCTGAG AAGGAATTGGGTGTAACTTGGGATGTGGATTTGTATGGAGAATTGCTCAAAATTGGAGGTGGAAAAGAAAG GATGACAGCCTACTTTAATAAAGTGGGTTGGCCAGAAAATGCACCCAAAACTGAAGAAGAAAGAAAGCGGTTTATTGCAGGACTTCACAAGCGAAAGACAGAATTATTCATGGCTCTCATTGAGAAGAAATTGCTGCCACTTCGGCCAGGTGTTGCAAA GTTGGTTGATCAAGCTCTGGGTAATGGAGTGAAAGTTGCAGTATGCAGCACTTCCAATGAAAAGGCG GTCTCAGCGATAGTCTCATGCTTGTTGGGACCAGAGCGAGCGGAAAAGATCCAGATATATGCGGGCGACGTGGTTCCTCGCAAGAAGCCTGATCCG GCCATTTATCTATTAGCAGCCGACACCCTTGGGGTTGATCCTTCAAG CTGTGTTGTTGTAGAAGATAGTGGCATAGGTCTTGCAGCTGCCAAAGCGGCTGGAATGAAGTGCATTGTGACTAAGAGTGG GTACACAGCGGGCGAAAATTTCTCAAATGCAGATGCAGTTTTTGATTGCATTGGAGATCCTCCAGAGGAACGGTTTGACTTGGCATTTTGTGGAAGCCTTCTTGAGAAACAATATGTCAGTTAG
- the LOC104106342 gene encoding MA3 DOMAIN-CONTAINING TRANSLATION REGULATORY FACTOR 1-like isoform X2: MASNEGFLTEEQREMLNVAPPNADVLSSSPKSSSVLLSEHCVKAPPGGGKVSTAGIAVRHVRRTHSGKHIRVKKDGAGGKGTWGKLLETDGESHIDRNDPNYDSGEEPYELVSTAVSDPLDDYKKSVVSIIEEYFSTGDVEVAASDLKELGSTEYHPYVIKKLVSMAMDRHDKEKEMASVLLSALYADVINPTQISQGFFMLLESADDLAVDIPDTVDILALFIARAVVDDILPPAFIARARKMLPDSYKGRQVLQTAEKSYLSAPHHAELVERRWGGSTHFTVEEVKKRIADLLREYVESGDTAEACRCIRKLEVSFFYHEVVKRALVLAMEMPSAEPLILKLLKKAAEEGLISSSQMVKGFSRLAESIDDLCLDIPSAKTLFQSIVPRAVSDGWLDASFLKASGGDGQANGSDDEKVKQYKKQIVNIIHEYFLSDDIPELIRSLEDLGAPEYNPVFLKKLITLAMDRKNKEKEMASVLLSALHIEIFSTEDIVNGFVMLLESAEDTALDILDASNELALFLARAVIDDVLAPLNMEEITTRLPPNCSSGAETVCLAQSLLSARHAGERILRCWGGGTGWAVEDAKDKIQKLLEEFESGGVISEACQCIRDIGMPFFNHEVVKKALVMAMEKKNDRMLDLLQECFNEGLITINQITKGFGRIKDGLDDLALDIPNAKDKFTFYVELGKERGWLLPTFGLSGS, encoded by the exons ATGGCATCGAATGAGGGATTTCTGACTGAAGAACAGAGGGAGATGTTGAATGTTGCACCTCCGAACGCTGACGTTTTGTCATCTTCTCCTAAGTCTTCGTCAGTTCTCTTGTCGGAACATTGCGTGAAGGCACCACCAGGCGGTGGAAAGGTATCCACGGCTGGAATTGCCGTGAGACACGTACGACGTACACACTCGGGGAAACACATCCGTGTTAAGAAGG ACGGAGCCGGTGGTAAAGGCACCTGGGGAAAGTTGTTGGAAACTGATGGTGAATCTCATATTGATAGGAATGATCCCAATTATGATAGTGGTGAG GAACCGTATGAGCTTGTTTCAACTGCTGTCTCTGATCCATTAGATGATTACAAGAAATCTGTAGTATCAATTATAGAGGAATACTTTAGCACTGGTGACGTTGAAGTGGCTGCATCTGATCTCAAGGAATTAGGTTCGACCGAGTATCACCCATATGTTATTAAGAAGCTTGTTTCTATGGCAATGGATAGGCATGATAAGGAGAAGGAAATGGCTTCTGTTCTTCTTTCTGCTCTTTATGCTGATGTCATCAATCCTACCCAGATTAGCCAGGGTTTTTTCATGCTTCTGGAGTCTGCTGATGACTTGGCAGTGGACATACCAGATACTGTTGATATCCTTGCATTATTCATCGCACGGGCTGTGGTCGATGACATTCTTCCACCAGCTTTTATTGCCAGAGCCAGAAAAATGCTCCCAGACTCCTACAAGGGGCGTCAGGTGCTGCAAACTGCTGAGAAGAGCTATCTCTCAGCTCCACACCATGCAGAACTTGTTGAGAGGCGCTGGGGTGGCAGCACCCATTTCACTGTCGAGGAAGTCAAGAAAAGAATTGCTGACCTTTTGAGGGAATATGTTGAGAGTGGAGACACTGCTGAGGCCTGCAGATGCATAAGAAAATTGGAAGTTTCTTTTTTCTATCATGAAGTTGTCAAGAGAGCTTTGGTTTTAGCCATGGAGATGCCGTCTGCTGAGCCACTTATTCTGAAACTTCTAAAGAAGGCTGCAGAAGAGGGTCTTATAAGTTCCAGTCAAATGGTGAAGGGCTTTTCTAGGTTGGCTGAGAGTATTGATGATCTTTGTCTTGATATTCCTTCTGCTAAAACGTTGTTCCAGTCAATTGTTCCTCGGGCAGTCTCTGATGGATGGCTTGATGCATCTTTTCTAAAAGCCTCAGGTGGAGATGGGCAAGCAAATGGTTCAGATGATGAAAAAGTGAAGCAGTACAAAAAACAGATTGTTAATATAATCCATGAATACTTTCTCTCGGATGACATTCCGGAGCTAATCCGGAGTCTGGAAGATTTGGGGGCACCTGAGTATAACCCTGTTTTTCTGAAGAAGCTAATCACCCTTGCCATGGACAGGAAAAACAAGGAAAAGGAAATGGCATCTGTTTTGCTTTCTGCACTTCATATTGAGATTTTTTCTACTGAAGACATAGTGAATGGCTTTGTGATGCTGCTGGAATCCGCTGAAGATACTGCACTTGACATTTTAGATGCTTCCAATGAACTAGCCCTTTTCCTTGCTAGGGCTGTAATAGATGATGTCCTTGCTCCACTGAATATGGAGGAGATAACGACCAGGTTGCCACCAAATTGCAGCAGTGGTGCTGAAACTGTCTGTTTGGCTCAATCACTTTTGTCTGCACGCCATGCTGGAGAAAGGATCCTGAGGTGTTGGGGTGGTGGGACTGGCTGGGCTGTGGAGGATGCAAAGGATAAGATACAGAAACTTCTTGAGGAATTTGAAAGTGGTGGTGTTATCAGTGAAGCTTGTCAATGCATTCGGGATATTGGGATGCCATTCTTCAACCATGAGGTAGTGAAGAAAGCTTTGGTTATGGCAATGGAGAAGAAGAATGATAGGATGCTGGATTTGCTGCAAGAGTGCTTTAACGAGGGGCTTATCACCATCAACCAGATAACTAAAGGCTTTGGGAGGATCAAGGATGGACTTGATGATCTGGCTCTTGACATTCCGAATGCAAAGGATAAATTCACGTTTTATGTGGAGCTCGGCAAAGAAAGAGGCTGGCTGTTACCGACTTTTGGGTTATCTGGCTCTTGA